The following are from one region of the Methanothermobacter sp. genome:
- the hypA gene encoding hydrogenase maturation nickel metallochaperone HypA, with protein sequence MHELSMADAIVRTVIDAAEKNEAVEVLEVTVEIGQLTLLNPEQIRFMLEVLSEGTILEGADFNLEVVPVEIECECGYEGVVEVDELDHFAPIISCPECGGHEFQVRTGRECNVRNIKIEKRE encoded by the coding sequence TTGCATGAACTATCCATGGCCGATGCAATTGTAAGGACAGTCATCGATGCTGCAGAGAAGAACGAGGCAGTGGAGGTGCTGGAGGTCACGGTTGAGATCGGCCAGCTCACTCTACTTAACCCTGAACAGATCAGATTCATGCTGGAGGTCCTCAGCGAAGGTACAATACTTGAGGGGGCAGATTTTAACCTTGAAGTTGTCCCTGTTGAAATAGAATGTGAATGTGGATATGAGGGCGTAGTTGAGGTTGATGAACTTGACCACTTCGCCCCTATCATAAGCTGCCCTGAATGCGGGGGACATGAGTTCCAGGTGAGGACTGGCAGGGAATGCAACGTCAGGAACATAAAAATTGAGAAGAGGGAATAG
- the lonB gene encoding ATP-dependent protease LonB, translating to MKTTIKKFRTEESVSYESTDDKKESGRSLSYETSKDIDVPERLIDQIIGQEEAVETIKKAAEQRRNVLLIGEPGVGKSMLAKAMAELLPREKLQDILVYPNIDDPNNPLIGTVPAGEGRKIVMNHKNRARAQDEKKNLFMMLIISFILVLGFMVNQFLAAIIAAGIVFLALQQFRPRTTVMVPKLLVNNEGRQVAPFVDATGAHAGALLGDVRHDPYQSGGLGTPAHERVEAGMIHRANKGVLYIDEIGTMKMKTQQELLTAMQEKKYSITGQSETSSGAMVRSQAVPCDFVLVASGNLQVLEGMHPALRSRIRGYGYEVFMKDTMPDTPENRDKLVQFVAQEVEKDGRIPHFSRGAIEEIIREAQRRAGKKDSLTLKLRELGGLVRAAGDIAKSRGAELVETRDVMEAKKLSRTLEQQIADRYIVQKKKYSVFKSEGGEVGRVNGLAIIGDRSGIILPIAAEAAPAQSKEEGRIIATGKLGEIAREAVQNVSALIKKYTGTDISNYDIHIQFLQAYDGVEGDSASVSVATAVISALEEIPVDQSVALTGSLSIRGDVLPVGGVTGKIEAAAEAGIKKVLIPASNMGDVMIEKKYEDKVEIIPVETLGDVLEHALIGKGKESLLERMQKISDIVPSIMKKPAMN from the coding sequence ATGAAAACCACCATTAAAAAATTCAGAACAGAAGAATCTGTTTCATATGAAAGTACTGACGATAAGAAGGAATCAGGGAGGAGCCTTTCATATGAAACCTCAAAGGATATAGATGTCCCTGAAAGACTCATAGATCAGATCATAGGTCAGGAAGAGGCAGTTGAGACCATAAAAAAGGCTGCAGAACAGAGGCGTAACGTATTATTAATAGGCGAACCAGGTGTCGGCAAATCAATGCTGGCAAAGGCAATGGCGGAACTCCTGCCCCGGGAAAAACTTCAGGACATACTGGTTTACCCCAACATAGACGACCCAAACAACCCCCTCATAGGTACTGTACCTGCAGGAGAGGGCAGGAAAATAGTCATGAACCACAAGAACAGGGCGAGGGCACAGGATGAGAAGAAGAACCTCTTTATGATGCTCATAATATCATTCATCCTTGTCCTCGGGTTCATGGTTAACCAGTTCCTTGCAGCCATAATAGCTGCGGGTATAGTCTTCCTGGCCCTCCAGCAGTTCAGGCCAAGGACCACCGTCATGGTGCCCAAGCTCCTGGTCAACAACGAGGGAAGGCAGGTTGCCCCATTCGTGGATGCAACAGGTGCCCATGCAGGTGCGCTCCTTGGGGATGTGAGGCACGACCCCTACCAGTCAGGAGGTCTTGGCACACCGGCACATGAGAGGGTCGAGGCCGGGATGATACACAGGGCCAACAAGGGGGTCCTCTACATAGACGAGATAGGGACAATGAAGATGAAGACCCAGCAGGAACTCCTCACAGCCATGCAGGAGAAGAAGTACTCCATCACGGGTCAGAGCGAGACAAGCAGCGGTGCAATGGTGCGCTCACAGGCCGTCCCCTGTGACTTTGTGCTCGTGGCATCAGGTAACCTGCAGGTGCTTGAAGGCATGCACCCAGCCCTCCGTTCAAGGATAAGAGGATACGGTTACGAGGTTTTCATGAAGGACACAATGCCTGATACACCTGAAAACAGGGACAAACTTGTCCAGTTCGTTGCACAGGAAGTTGAAAAGGATGGAAGGATCCCCCACTTCAGCAGGGGGGCCATAGAGGAGATAATAAGGGAGGCCCAGAGGAGGGCCGGTAAGAAGGATTCACTCACACTAAAACTCCGTGAACTTGGGGGTCTTGTGAGGGCTGCAGGGGACATTGCCAAGAGCCGTGGCGCTGAACTGGTTGAGACCAGGGATGTAATGGAGGCAAAGAAACTTTCAAGGACCCTCGAACAGCAGATCGCAGACCGATACATTGTACAGAAGAAGAAGTACAGTGTCTTCAAATCAGAGGGCGGAGAGGTCGGACGTGTCAATGGACTTGCAATAATCGGTGACAGAAGCGGCATCATACTCCCGATAGCTGCAGAGGCAGCCCCCGCCCAGAGCAAGGAGGAGGGCAGAATAATCGCCACAGGTAAACTCGGTGAGATCGCCCGTGAAGCGGTCCAGAACGTAAGCGCCCTCATCAAGAAATACACGGGTACAGACATATCAAACTATGACATACACATCCAGTTCCTCCAGGCATACGATGGTGTGGAGGGTGACAGTGCAAGCGTCTCAGTGGCAACAGCCGTCATATCGGCCCTCGAGGAGATACCCGTGGACCAGTCAGTTGCCCTAACAGGCTCACTGAGCATACGTGGAGATGTGCTCCCGGTGGGTGGGGTTACAGGAAAGATAGAGGCGGCTGCAGAGGCAGGGATAAAGAAGGTACTCATACCAGCCTCCAACATGGGGGACGTCATGATTGAAAAGAAGTATGAGGATAAGGTTGAGATAATACCCGTTGAGACCCTCGGTGACGTCCTGGAACACGCCCTAATTGGTAAGGGCAAGGAGAGCCTCCTTGAGAGGATGCAGAAGATAAGCGATATAGTACCCTCAATCATGAAGAAGCCAGCCATGAACTGA
- the hypB gene encoding hydrogenase nickel incorporation protein HypB, whose amino-acid sequence MHKIAEVEIQNDILLANRKLAKKNQRRLDRSNVFAVDFLGAIGSGKTTLIERLIENMDRKVAVIAGDVISKFDAGRFERYGVPVVGLNTGKECHLDAHLVEHALEDLPLEEVDILFIENVGNLICPVDFDLGSHMRVVVVSSTEGDDTVEKHPLIFREADLVVINKADLADAVGADLDKMVEDVKRINPDVKVLKTSLKTGEGVQEIIDAIEEAMAD is encoded by the coding sequence ATGCATAAGATAGCAGAGGTTGAAATTCAGAATGATATTCTCCTTGCAAACAGAAAACTTGCCAAAAAAAACCAGAGGCGCCTTGACAGGTCAAACGTCTTTGCAGTTGATTTCCTGGGTGCAATAGGGTCAGGAAAGACCACACTCATAGAGAGGCTCATTGAGAATATGGACAGGAAGGTTGCGGTCATTGCTGGGGATGTTATAAGCAAATTTGACGCCGGGAGGTTCGAAAGGTATGGCGTCCCCGTCGTTGGGCTGAACACAGGTAAGGAATGCCACCTTGACGCTCACCTCGTTGAACACGCACTTGAGGACCTCCCACTTGAGGAGGTGGACATACTTTTCATTGAAAACGTTGGTAACCTCATATGTCCAGTGGACTTTGACCTTGGATCACATATGAGGGTCGTTGTTGTTAGTTCCACAGAGGGCGATGATACGGTGGAGAAGCATCCACTCATATTCAGGGAGGCTGACCTTGTGGTTATCAACAAGGCAGACCTTGCAGATGCTGTTGGTGCAGATCTCGATAAGATGGTTGAGGATGTTAAGCGTATCAACCCCGATGTGAAGGTTCTTAAAACCAGTCTCAAAACAGGTGAGGGTGTTCAGGAGATCATTGACGCCATTGAGGAAGCCATGGCGGATTAA
- a CDS encoding ribose-phosphate diphosphokinase, translated as MIIGCSASQKLAASVADLLDDKLCPVETRKFPDGERYIRVKGEVDGEVTVVQSTGYPQDENLMELLFMMENLKDLGADYVRAVIPYFGYGRQERRFKSGEAVSARIVAHLLEAAGADEIITVNLHENCLSEFFTVPVTELSAMPLIARHISFLDDPVIIAPDKGAMGHAREVSSILGCECDYMEKVRLSPETVETRVRDLDVEGMDAVVVDDIISTGGTIVNAAGILRNCGASSITVCCVHPVLVEDALLRIFSAGVERVIATDTLKSEVSEISVAPLIAEAIK; from the coding sequence ATGATAATAGGTTGTTCAGCATCACAGAAACTCGCTGCAAGCGTTGCAGATTTGCTTGATGATAAGCTTTGCCCGGTTGAAACCCGTAAATTTCCTGACGGGGAGCGTTACATCCGTGTTAAGGGCGAGGTTGATGGTGAGGTCACCGTTGTCCAGTCAACAGGTTACCCTCAGGATGAGAACCTAATGGAACTCCTCTTCATGATGGAGAATCTTAAGGATCTTGGGGCGGATTATGTACGGGCCGTGATACCCTACTTCGGTTACGGGAGGCAGGAGCGGCGCTTCAAGAGTGGAGAGGCTGTGTCAGCCAGAATAGTTGCCCATCTCCTGGAGGCAGCTGGTGCAGATGAAATCATAACTGTGAACCTCCATGAGAACTGCCTCAGCGAATTCTTCACCGTACCTGTAACTGAACTCTCTGCCATGCCCCTCATAGCCAGGCACATCTCATTCCTGGATGACCCTGTGATCATCGCACCCGATAAGGGTGCCATGGGCCATGCTAGGGAGGTCAGCAGCATACTTGGATGTGAATGCGATTACATGGAGAAGGTGAGGCTTTCCCCTGAAACCGTTGAGACCAGGGTTAGGGACCTGGATGTTGAGGGTATGGACGCTGTGGTGGTGGATGACATCATAAGTACGGGGGGTACGATTGTAAACGCTGCGGGAATTTTAAGAAACTGCGGGGCCTCAAGCATAACCGTCTGCTGTGTCCACCCTGTCCTGGTGGAGGACGCCCTGCTCAGGATATTCTCTGCAGGTGTTGAGCGGGTGATTGCAACGGACACCCTGAAATCAGAGGTGAGTGAGATCTCGGTGGCACCTCTGATTGCGGAGGCAATAAAATAA